A stretch of DNA from Hydra vulgaris chromosome 03, alternate assembly HydraT2T_AEP:
aatagtaactaaaatttatatttttttgtttaatgaaaaaaaaagttcagttttatttttgattaagtgatatcttactatttttttagtgattattttattaaaatttataaccaCGTGTGATAATGGAAGACACAAGTGCTACTGAATTAGCAATTAGAGCTACTTCAGGTTATTTTAATGATCTTATTGAGCTAATACCAGccaaatattatgtaaaatcaGACTACGAAGACTTTGAAGGATCGAATTCTagaaaaatgaaacaaaagaatccgaataaaaaacttcttgtgaaaaaagcaaaactgtttaaattagACCCAACTTTACACAAGTCTAGCTCTGAATTGCAGCTAGAGATTGAGCAGAAAGAAAATGAATTACTCAAAGATGATtcctttaataatatttcaatcaAAGCGATGAATGTGGCATGTATTCCTAGCAAACCTTTAGAAGAGCTTAGAGCAAAACTGCATGCTAAAGTTGCATTACTTTCTTCAGATCGAAAAGTTACaagtgaaaaaagtaaaaagagacGATTAGAAAGTAAAGAACAAGATAAGCTAGCTAAAAAAAGGAAGAAAGACAATCAAAGTATAAAACGTGTGAATGAAATCGAGGGTATGTCAAAGAgtttaacacaaaaaaactcAGTTGACTCTAAAGTTATGTTTAGTAAATTCGATTTTGCAGCTCAAATTAATGATGtccgaaagaaaaaaaagaaaaagtctgATAAACAAATACTTGCAATAGCtgaaaaaaatagagataaacTAACGGAGTTAGAAAGTGAAGATGCAGAAAAAGCAAGTatgctaaaaaaagaaatagcctggaaaaatgcattaaaaaaagcagaaggtcaaaaaattaaagatgacccaaagttattaaaaaaaacattgaagaaaaaagataaGCAAAAGAAGAAGAGTAAATTAGAGTGGAATGAACGACTTAAAACTGTTGAAAaccaaaaattagaaaaacagaAATTAAGAAAGCAACATATTCAGGAGAGGAAAGATGGAAAAatggctaaaaataaaaaaattaaaaaaaaatctaaaaaaccaggattttaaataatctaatgaaaataatgtattttttctagtgtcaaaataaatttttttgctcatt
This window harbors:
- the LOC100213580 gene encoding uncharacterized protein LOC100213580, with product MEDTSATELAIRATSGYFNDLIELIPAKYYVKSDYEDFEGSNSRKMKQKNPNKKLLVKKAKLFKLDPTLHKSSSELQLEIEQKENELLKDDSFNNISIKAMNVACIPSKPLEELRAKLHAKVALLSSDRKVTSEKSKKRRLESKEQDKLAKKRKKDNQSIKRVNEIEGMSKSLTQKNSVDSKVMFSKFDFAAQINDVRKKKKKKSDKQILAIAEKNRDKLTELESEDAEKASMLKKEIAWKNALKKAEGQKIKDDPKLLKKTLKKKDKQKKKSKLEWNERLKTVENQKLEKQKLRKQHIQERKDGKMAKNKKIKKKSKKPGF